Sequence from the Kineosporia succinea genome:
GGCCGACCTCTCCGAAGGCCTGCGCTGAGCATCGGGCGCTGACCTCGAAGCAGTGGCCCCTCGAAGCAGTCGCCCCTCGAAGCAGTGGCCGGCGGTCCACCCCGACCGCCGGCGCCCGGGTCACCAGCCCCAGTCCTCCACCAGCCAGCCCGCTTCCGGGTCGCCAATGAGTTTCACGATCTGGGTGTTGAGCAGCGGGTGCGCTGCCGCGTAGTCCGCGTCGACGTCCCGGGCCCGCGCCGCCACCCAGGTGCGGATCACGGCGCCGTGACTGACCACCGCCGCGCACGCCGAGCCGGTGGCCGCGATGTCGGCGATCGCCCGGTCGTAGCGCCCGAACGCCTCGGCGCCGGTCGGGCCGCCGGGCATCCGCACGTCGTCCTGCCCGGCCGCCCAGCTCATGGCCACCTTGATGTAGAGCTCCACGGACTCGTCGTCGGTGTTCATCTCCAGGTCACCGGCGTCGAGTTCGCGCAGACCGTCGTGAATCGTCACGTCCAGGCCCCGCGCCCGGGCCAGAGGCGCGATCGTCTGCTGCGTACGCACCAGCGTGGACGCGTGCAGGGCGTCGATCGGCTCGTCCACGAGCCGCTGCACCAGCAGTTCGGCCTGCTCACGGCCCAGGTCGGTGAGGTCGGCCCCGGGGCGGGCGGTGTCGAGCGCGCCGCTGACGTTGGAGTGGGTCTGGCCGTGACGGATGAGCAGCAGGCGCATGGGTACCTCTTTCGAGCGGGGTTCACCATCCTCGCTCACGCCACCCTCCAGCCGGGACGCCGGGGCCGGGACGTGCATCACGGCCCCGGCACCTCACGTGTCGCTCATCGGCGCCCAGGCCTGACCGGCTCTTCCTCCCCGTTCTCAGGGGGTGGTGGACGGGGAGGGCAGGTCCACGTTCTCCAGGATCCGTACCTGCTCGCTCTCGACCACGGCATGCATGGCGGCGATCGCCTCCTGCTGCTCCTGGGTGAAGGTCGGGGCGAGCACAGCCATCGCCCGGTCCACGTGACCGGGATCGTCGATACGCCAGAGGTTCCAGGTCTCGTACAGCGGGCCGACCTTGGTGACGGTGGCGCGCTCCAGCATGATCCCCTGACTCTCGAACAGCTCGCGAACATGCCGCATCCCCTCGGTGTAGGCCGGCAGGTGAGCGAATCCGTAGCGCAGCTGGAGCTGGGCGAGCATCAAGTAGGTCATGCGGAGATCGTAGAAATCCCGGACTGGACGCGCTGCCCCTTCTCGTCCAAGAATCATGACCGATCGTCCAGCACCCAGAACCGAGGAATCGTGGACCCGCTCGACTCCGTCCTCAGGACGACCAACAGCGCAAACGCCGGGTACGAGCTGTTGTCCGGGACAGACGGCTGGTCGGTGCGAGGCCCCGCTCCGCGGGGTGCCACCCGGGTGGCGCTGGTGGACCGGGGTGAGGTCACGGTCACGGCGCAGGCACTGCCCGGCCTGACCCTGGTGGCCGGCCAGATTCTCTTCGCCGGCGCCGGGCCCGAATACCTGATCGAGGGTTCACCCGGCGCGGTGCTCCACAGCCTCTCGCTCGAGGTGGAGGCCCTTTCGGCGGAGCCGGTGCTGCGTGCCCTGCCGCAGGTGCTCAAGCTCGACGAGACCGCGAACCTGGCGTCCTCCCTGTCGGCAGTGATCAGGCTGATCGCGGCCGAGACCGATCGCCCGGAGCCGGGCGGTGCGGTGATCACCGCTCGCCTGGCGGATGTCGTCTACGTGAGCACCGTGCGCGCAGCGGCGTCGTGTTTCGCGGACGGCACCTGGCTGGCGCTGTTGCACGACGACCGGCTGGCCCGGGCCGTACGCGCGGCCCACGACGATCTCGCCCGCCCGTGGACCGTGGCTGAGCTCGCTCGTTGTGCGGGCATGTCACGCTCGGCCTTTGCCGCGGCGTTTCGATCGGTCTCGGGCCAAGGGCCTCTCGAGCACCTCACGTGGTGGCGGATTCACCGGGCCAAGCATCTCCTGCGCTCAACCGATCTCGACCTGACCGGGATCGGCGGCCGGGTCGGGTTCTCGTCGGGCACCGCTCTCAGCCGAGCTTTCCGTCGGCACACCGGAGTCTCCCCGATGCACTGGAGAAAGGACCCCGGCGCCTGACTCCTGACGTCACCCGGCTAAGCGCCCGCTCACCCAGGTTCTAGGATGACCGGGCCGAGCGCAGCGGCGCGATCGGTCCGCCCGGGCCCGACCGATCTGGAAAGCTGCTGATGAACCTCTACCTGCGCCTGCTGCTGCTCAACCTGCTCGTGCGCTTCCGCCGGCCGGTCACGCTCTGGGAGGGCACCCGTACCCCGTTCCGGGTGTTCCCCAACGACCTCGACGTGTTCCGCCACATGACCAACAGCCGCTACCTCGGCTTCTGCGACCTGTCCCGCCTCGACCTGCTCGTGCGTGCCGGCTACTGGGCGGAGGTCAAGCGCCGCGGCTGGTTCCCGGTCGTCGCCGCGCAGACCATCACCTACCGGCGCTCGCTGACCCTCGGGCAGAAGTTCGAGGTGCACACCCGCATGCTCGGTTTCGACGAGCGCAACTCCTACCTCGAGCAGACGTTCGTCTCGCGCGGCGAGACCATGGCGCGCGCCGTGATCCAGGTGCGCTTCCTCAGGCGCGGCGGTGGCTCGGTGACCCACGCCGAGCTCGAGGAGTCGGTGGGCGGCTACCCGGCCGACCTGGAACTGCCTGCCTGGGTTCGGGAATGGGCCAGCAGCGTGCGGGTGTCGTCGAAGATCAGCGCGGCCGGCGAATGAGGAACGCGTCCAGCTCGTCCTCGTGCTCCAGCGTGAACCCGTGCCGCTCGTACAGGCGCCGGGCCGGGCTCTGCTGCAGCACGTCGAGCCGCACGACCTGACCGTCGGCGTCGCACTCCTCGAGCAGGGCCCCGATCACCGCGGTGCCCAGGCCCTGCCCCTGGAACTGCGGGTATAGGTAGAACTGCTCGATCCACCGGCAGTCCTCGGCCTGGCGCAGGGCCACACACCCGGCGAACTCACCACCGACCTCGATGACGCGGACATTGGCCGCGTGCCAGCGGACGTACAGGTAGTGCCGCGCCGACGCCTCGTCCCACGGGCGCAGCCGCTCCAGGTGCGGGCGGATCACGAGCACCTTGAGATCGGCTATGCGCTCGAGGTCTTCGTCGGTGGCGGGGCGAAACGTCCAGTCGGCCATGCCTTCATCCTAGACCGGCAGCAAGCGCTCCAGGCCGGTGAGCAGGCTCTCCAGGCCGAGCCGGAAGGCCCGCTGCGACCGGTCACCCGGCTGGGCGCGCGTGGCCCGCAGCGCTCGCGAGAGCGCGGAGTCCTCGCTGCCGCGATCGGCCCAGACCTCCACCGGCGCACCCGCGTCCAGCGCCGAGCCGAGGACGAAGTTGTCGAGCACCGTCACGGCGTGCAGCAGTTCCTCGTCGCCGAACCCGGCCTCGTGCAGCACCTCGGCCAGGGTCTCGTAGGAGGCGAGCGTGGCCGGGTGGGAGACGGTCTGGGTCGTCAGCAGGGGAACGGCTGCCGGGTGGGCCGCGTAACCGGCCCGGTACGACAGGGCCCAGCGTTCGGTGAACTCCCGCCAGCTCTCGCCCGGAAGCCGGTGCGCGGGCATGCATTCCGCCGACAGCAGGCCGCGCACTCCCTCCAGGACCTCCTCACGGCCGCCCTTCACGTGGTGGTAGAGCGATGACGTGCTCACTCCGAGGGAACGTGCGAGTGCGGGCAGGCCGAGGGTGCCGGTGGTGTCGATCTGGTCCAGGGCCGCGCGCAGGATGGCGTCGCGCGACAGCAGGGCCTTGAGGGGACGGGCCATTCAGCGGGGCTGCTGCTGGGTGATGCAGTGGATGCCGCCGCCGAACGCGAAGATGTCGCGGGCGTCGACAAGCACCACCTCGCGGCCGGGGTAGGCGGCCTGCAGCACGGCTTTCGCCTGCTCGTCGCGGGGGTCGTCGAAGGCGCAGAGCACGACGACGCCGTTGGCGACGTAGTGGTTCACGTACGAGTGGTCGCTCTCGTGCCGTTCCGGGGCGAGGAGCTCGATCACCTCGAGGCGGCGGCCGGAGGCATCGGTCGCGTCCCTCAGGATGGCCGAGACCTCCTGGCTGACAGCGTGATCCGGGTGCCCGGGATCGGTCTGGGTGTGCACGACGACGGTGCCGGGCCGGGTGAACGCGGCCACGATGTCGACGTGCCCGCGGGTGCCGAACTCGCCGTAGTCGGCGGTGAGCCCGCGGGGCAGCCAGATCGCGGTACGGGTGCCGAGGCGGGCGTGGATCTCGGCCTCGACGTCCTCGCGGGTCCAGCCCGGGTTGCGGTCGGGGTCGAGCTGCACGGTGTCGGTGAGCAGGACGGTGCCCTCGCCGTCGACGTGGAAGGCGCCGCCCTCCTGGGTGATGGAGGACGACGTGACGGGTACGCCGGCCAGGCCGGCGACCGTCGTGGCCACCTTCGCGTCGTGGTCCCAGCGGGCCCAGCTCTGGGCGCCCCAGCCGTTGAAGATCCAGTCGACGGCGTGCAGTGCGTCCGGCGACCGGACGAACGTGGGGCCGGAGTCGCGGAGCCAGGCGTCGTCGAGGGGCATCTCCGCCAGCCCGACGTCCGGTGACAGGAGCGCCCGGGCGACCGGCGCGTCCTCACGTGTGACCGCCACCGTGACCGGCTCGAACCGCGCGATCGTGTTGGCCACCGTGCTCCACGCCGTGCGGGCGCGGGCCAGGTCGGGGCCGCCCTCCTCGCCGAACGTCTGGTTGGGCGGAGGGAAGGCCATCCAGGTGCGCGCGTGGGGTTCCCACTCGGCGGGCATGTGGAGCACGGGGACCTCCTGGGGAACCGGTCGCGAGTCGGCCCACCATAACCGAAAGGGTTTCGATTATGGTGACGGGATGCGGTTGACACCCACGGAACGCGACCGGCTGCTGATCTTCACGACGGCGGAGCTGGCGCGTGCCCGCCGGGCGCGGGGGCTGCGGCTCAACGTCCCCGAGGCGACCGCGCTGATCGCCGACACGGTGTGCGAGGCGGCCCGGGACGGATCGCGTCTGGCCGAGGCCATGCAGGCGGGGCGTTCGGTGCTCGGCGCGGCCGACGTCCTGGACGGGGTGGCCGCGATCGTGACCCGGGTCGAGGTCGAGGCGGTGTTCGACGACGGGACCCGGCTGGTCGTGGTGACCGACCCGTTCGGCGAGGTGCCGTCCTCCGCGAACGCGCCCGGCGCCGTCGTTCCCGGCCCGGCCGCTCCCGTCGCCTTCGACGACACCGTGACGCTCGAGGTGACCAACACCGCGCCCGTGCCGGTCAGCGTCACGTCGCACTTCCACTTCTTCGAGGTCAACCCCCGGCTGCGGTTCGACCGGAAACTCGCCTACGGGCGCCGTCTCGCGATCGACGCGGGCGGCACGGTGCGGTTCGATCCCGGCCAGACCCAGAAGGTGGCGCTGACCCCGATCGGTGGTGGCCGCGTCGTCATCGGTTTCGCGGGGCTGGTCGACGGCCCCCTCGACGCACCGGGGGCGCGGGACGAGGCGCTGCGCAAGGCGCACGCGTGCGGTTACGAGGACTCGGGAGACGACGTATGAGCCAGGGCTGCCGCCGCACCGCGAGCCTCGAGGGCACCGACTATGCGAGCACCTACGGCCCGCGGGCGGGTGACCGCATCCACCTGGGCGACACCGGTCTGGTGGTCGAGGTCGAGGACGACGCGCAGAGGCCGGGGGAGGAGTTCCTGGCCGGTTTCGCCAAGACCGCCCGTGACGGCATGCATCTCAGGGCCGCGACGGTGCGCGAGACCTGCGACGTCGTGATCAGTAACGTCGTGGTGATCGACGCGGTGCTCGGCATCCGCAAGGTCTCGATCGGGATCCGCGAGGGCCGGATCAGCGCGATCGGGCGGGCCGGCAATCCGGACACGCTCGAGGGGGTGGACGTGGTGGTCGGCACCGGCACCACGATCGTGCCCGGCGAGGGCCTGATCGCGACGGCGGGCGCGATCGACACCCACGTGCACCTGCTCAGCCCCCGCATCATGGAGGCGTCGCTGGCCAGCGGAGTCACCACGATCATCGGGCAGGAGTTCGGGCCGGTCTGGGGTGTCGGGGTGAACTCGCCCTGGGCGCTGCGGCACGCGTTCAACGCGTTCGACGCCTGGCCGGTGAACATCGGCTTCCTGGGCCGGGGCTCGGCCTCCGACCCGGGGTCGTCGGTGGAGGCCCTGGTCGAGGGCGGGGCCTGCGGGTTCAAGGTGCACGAGGACATGGGCGCCCACGCCCGCGCCCTCGACACCGCGCTGCGGGTGGCGGAGGACCACGATGTCCAGGTCGCGCTGCACACCGACGGCATCAACGAGTCCCTGTCCGTCGAAGACACGCTCGCCGTGCTCGAGGGGCGCACGATCCACGCGTTCCACATCGAGGGCTGCGGCGGGGGGCATGTGCCGAACGTGCTCAGCCTGGCCGGTGTCTCCAACGTGATCGGCTCGTCCACCAACCCCACGCTGCCCTTCGGCCGTGACGCGGTGGCCGAGCACTTCCACATGATCATGTCGGCCCACGGCCTGAAGGAAGACATCCCGGGGGACGCCGCGCTGGCCCGCGACCGGATCCGCGCGGGCACGATGGGCGCCGAGGACGTGCTGCACGACCTCGGCATCATCCCGATCACCTCGTCCGACGCGCAGGGCATGGGACGTGCGGGGGAGACGGTGCGCCGGACATTCGCTCTCGCGGGAAAGATGAAGCGTGAACTGGGTGCTTCCGGTGCGCACGACAACGACCGGGCGCTGCGCTACATCGCCAAGCTCACCGCCAATCCGGCCATTGCGCACGGGCTTTCCCACGAGGTCGGCACGCTCTCGCCCGGGCGGCTCGCCGACGTGGTGCTGTGGCGTCCGGAGTTCTTCGGGGCCAAGCCCGAACTCGTGCTCAAGGCCGGGTTCCCGGCCCACGGGGTCACCGGCGACCCGAACGCGGCGATCGACCGGGCCGAGCCCCTGGTCTACGGGCCGCAGTTCGGTGGGCACGGGGCGACGCCGGCCGACCTGTCGGTGGCGTTCACCTCGCAGGCCGCGGCTTCGGACGGCAACGACTCGATGACCACGCGCCGCCGCCGGGTGGGCGTGCGCGGTACCCGGGGGATCGGGCCGGCGCAGATGCTGCTCAACTCGCGGCTGGCGTCGGTGCGGGTCTCCGCCTCGGGGGCGGTGACGGTGGACGACGAGCCGGTCACGTCCGCGCCGGCCGAGTCGACGGCGCTGAACCGGCTCTACTTCCTCTGAGCGGTGGTCGCTTCCGCGCACCGGCAGGGGGCTCACGTCTGAGATGGTCGGACGCCGCATGACAGCGTGCAGACGCGTCGGTCACCTGATCCCGTGGGTGAACCGGGCGCGGTGGTCAGGCGAGCAGGACCGCCAGCGGCATGGCGATGAGCAGGCTGTCGATCCGGTCGAGCAGCCCGCCGAACCCGGGAAGCCAGTCACCCGCGTCCTTCACCGACTGCTGACGTTTGAGCATCGACTCCAGCAGGTCACCCGCGATGCCGCCGATCCACACGGCCAGCAGCCAGCCGATCGAGAACGAGTCGCAGGCCAGCAGGATCAGCGTGGCCGCGACGAAACCACCGGCCACCCCGCCCCAGGTCTTGTTCGGTGACAGCGGTGTGAGACCGGCCCGGCCCCAGGCGAACCGTTTGAGCGACGTGCCGCCGACGAACGCGCCCACGTCGGCACAGGCGGCCGCGAACAGGACGACGAACGCGTCGCGCCCCAGCAGCGGCAGGTTGGCCAGAGACCAGCACAGCCAGACGATGCCGAACGAGGTCATCGCGGCCCGCCGGAACCCGTCGACGTGATCGGCGCCGAGCAGCGGGATCGCCGCTCCGCCGAGAATGGCCCACGGCACCCAGCCCGCGATCGGGAAACCCCGGGACGAGAGCGTGGCCAGGGGCATGACCACCGCGCAACCCAGCAGCCAGACGGTGTCGGCGCGCGCCAGCTTCGCCACTCGCGCGTACTCCAGGCTCGCGCCGGCCGCGAGCAGGGTGGCCAGGATCGTGGTGGCGATCCGGCCCGTCCACAGCGGGATCCCGACGACCGGCAGGATCATCGCCCAGGTCTGCCAGCGGGTGCGGATCTCCCCGCCGAGTTTCAGCGCGACCGGGGCCGTGAGCAGCAGCAGCGACGACGCCAGCAGAGCCAGGTACAGACCGCGGCCCTGCAGATCGAGGCCGAGAACGGTGACGTGCCACGACGGGTCGCCGAACAGGTCGAGACGATCGGTGAGCCAGTTCATGCCGCGGCTCTCAGGGCTGCGTGCCCGGTGCGGAACCGCAGCACCGCCGTGATCAGACCTCCGACGCCGATCAGCGCACAGGCCGCGGCCCAGGGCTCCCACCAGGTGGCGGTCAGCGCGACGAGCACCGTGATCAGGCAGCGTTCGGTCTTGCCCAGCGGCCCACCGTTGAGCCGCGGGCCCCCGGCTCCGGCCAGGCTCAGCGACGCGAACGTGGGCAGTGTCGATCCGGCCAGACCGATCAGCCCCCACCAGCCCCCGGCGTAGTGGGCGAGCACGACGATCACCACGAGATCCCCGGCCCGGTCACCGATCTCGTTGAGCACGAAGCCCCACGGCCGGCTGACGCCCCGGGCCCGGGCCACCGCACCGTCGAGATTCGCCCCGGCCAGGCGCAGGGCCTGCGCCGCGAGGACCGGGAGCGCCCAGAGCGGGTTCGGGTGCTCGGCCGACAGCGCCAGGAAGCCCGCCGCCACGACCCCGCCGATCACTCCGACGGCGGTGAACACGTCGGGGCTGACGTTCCTGCCCACGGCCCAGCGGATGAACACGCCGAGCCGGGCGGTGTACCAGGCCTTGGCCGCGTACAGACCGGTGCCGCTCACCGGTGCTGCTTCCAGCTGCGCACGACCAGCTCGAGCCCGACCGCGAGACCGACGCCGCACAGCGCCAGCACCCCGCCGTAACTCACCTTCAGCCGGCGCTGCGCGAGCTCACCGGCCGCGGCCGCGGCCAGCCCGACCGGGATGATGCGGGAACTGCGGGCCAGCGCCGCCGACGTGATGAGCCGGCCCGGGCTCAGGCGCATCTCACCCGCGGTGCGGGCGTAGACCTTGACCGGGATGCCGTTGCCGCGCTGCTCCTTGAGGGCGTGCCCCACATCGGCCCTCAGCTGCTGGCGGGCCGTGTCGTGCATCTGCGGGGTGGTGAGCGGCCACGGCACGCGCACCCCCTGACGGGCCAGCGTGTAGTTGACCGCGACCCCGGCGACCGACCCGGCGGCGGCCGCGACCACCGCCGGCGCGGCCTTGCGCCCGTGCGCCAGCGCGACCGGGATGGTGCCGGTCTCGGCGACGATCGGCCAGAACAGCCCCTCGGCGAAGGCCCACCCGAAGGTCCAGGCCATGCCGCCGCGACCGCGCAGGTTCAGGCGCGCCCACTCCCACATCGGCGACGGGCTCACCGGGGCTGGGCCGGTGGCGAGCAGGTGCTCCACGTCGTTGCGCAGCTCCTGGCTGATGCGGGCGCTGTCGGCCTCGGGCGCGACCGTGACCGGGCTGCCGAAGCGCACGCCCAGCGGCGCGGTGCGGGTGCTGCTCAGGTCGGGCAGACGGTTCTTGCCGAAGAGCTCACGAGTGCCGTGGACGCCCGTGGGCACGACCGGTGCCCCGGTGGCCGCGGCGAGCCGCACGGCTCCGGCGCGGAACCGGCCCAGCGAGCCGTCTCGCGTGCGCGTGCCCTCGGGGAAGATGACGACCATGCCGCCCTGCGCCAGATGGGCGCCCGCCGCGTCGAGCAGGGCCTCGAACCCGCCGTCGCGCTTGATCGGCAGGATGCCCACCACGTCGCGGGCCAGCCGGCCCCGCCACCCGTTCCAGTAGTCGCCCCCGGCGACGACCAGCACCGACCCCCGCTTGCCGAGTACGGCGAGCAGAGCGGCGGTATCGGCGTGGCTGGAGTGGTTGGCGACAACCACGGCGGGCCCCTGGGGCACCTGCCCGCCCACTCCCACGCCGCCGCAGAGCAGACGCAGGATCTGGTCCCACGCGACGGCCCGCACCCAGGACGAGGCCCGGGGGATCGTCGGGCGGGCATCGTCGCCGGTGGGCGCGGAAGAAGAGGAGTCCTGGCCGGTCACGGGACGAAACTAGCGGTCCCCACCGACAGCGGACGGGTGAGTAACACCATTGCCGTCCAGAAGATCGCGTGGGATGGTCGCGCGATGGAGTCCCCTCGTCGCGACCTGTTGCGCTGGCAGTTCGATCTGGCCTGGTCCTTCTTCGAGTACCACCTGGAACGCCTGGAGCCCGAGGACTTCCTCTGGGAGCCCGGTCCGCTGTGCTGGACCCTGCACGCGCAGGCCGACGGCAGCTGGCTCCCGGACTGGGCCGACAGCGAACCCGATCCCATCCCCACCCCGACGATCGCGTGGACGAGCTGGCACCTGGGCTGGTGGCTCGGGGCCGCGCTCGACCAGGCCGCCGGTCGCACGCCCCGTGACCCCTCCGAGGTGGCGTTCCCGGGAATGGGGGACGACGCGGTCACCTGGCTGCGCACGCTCGGCTCCCAGTGGCGGGACGTGCTCGACCAGCTGAGTGACGAGGTCCTGGACAGCCCGTCATCGTTCCCCTGGCCCCCGGACGCCGAGCGTTCCGTGGCGGACATGGCGGCGTGGGTGAACGCGGAGCTGATGAAGAACGCCGCGGAGATCGGCACGGTCCGTCTGCTGAAGGCCTCGAGCAAGCCGGCCTGAGCCGGGGGCCTGAGCCGGGGGCCTGGACCGGGGGCCTGGACCGGGGCCTGAGCTGCGGGCCCGACGGAGGGCTGCGCCCCGGGCCCGAACGCTCCGTGACGGGCGTCGCGCTGGGTTGGTCAGCGCGACGCCGGAGGCCTGGTAATGTTCTCCAAGGGTTTTTCGCCGGTCACAGCCGTGAACAGCGAGCGCCGCAGGAGCACCGGACACCAAGTGGCCGGTCCTGGGGCCGTAAACCTTCTTCTTTTGATCAGAGGCATCGGTGAATGTCGCACGCCTCTCGGGGTGGGCTCTCTTCATGGTGCCTTCCGCATTGAGGGAAGAGCTCTATCTTCGGCTGAATTCGCTGGAAACGCGGATTTGACCGGGGTGCTGGAAACGCTCTAATGTTTAACACGTCGCCAGGACGGAACGCCGAAAGGCAGGAAGTTCTGAGCGTCCGCTCCTTGAGAACTCAACAGTGCATCTGAACAACCGATGCCAAATGATTGTCCCGATTGGGATGGTCTCTGGCTAATGGTCTTCGGTTCCGCAGGTCATCGACCCCCGTCGGTGGTCTGGGTAACGGGATCGGAGTTGTTGGTCAGGATTCTTGCAACACTTCGCTAAAAATCTTCCTAGAAGATTATTTACGGAGAGTTTGATCCTGGCTCAGGACGAACGCTGGCGGCGTGCTTAACACATGCAAGTCGAACGGTGAACCTCTTCGGAGGGGATCAGTGGCGAACGGGTGAGTAACACGTGAGTAATCTGCCTCTGACTCTGGGATAACCACGGGAAACGGTGGCTAATACCGGATATGACACATGGCTGCATGGTCTGTGTGTGGAAAGTTTTTCGGTCAGGGATGAGCTCGCGGCCTATCAGCTTGTTGGTGGGGTAATGGCCTACCAAGGCGACGACGGGTAGCCGGCCTGAGAGGGCGACCGGCCACACTGGGACTGAGACACGGCCCAGACTCCTACGGGAGGCAGCAGTGGGGAATATTGCGCAATGGGCGAAAGCCTGACGCAGCGACGCCGCGTGAGGGATGAAGGCCTTCGGGTCGTAAACCTCTTTCAGCAGGGAAGAAGCGCAAGTGACGGTACCTGCAGAAGAAGCACCGGCTAACTACGTGCCAGCAGCCGCGGTAATACGTAGGGTGCAAGCGTTGTCCGGAATTATTGGGCGTAAAGAGCTCGTAGGCGGTCTGTCGCGTCTGCTGTGAAAACCTAGGGCTTAACTCTGGGCGTGCAGTGGGTACGGGCAGGCTAGAGTGTGGTAGGGGAGACTGGAATTCCTGGTGTAGCGGTGAAATGCGCAGATATCAGGAGGAACACCGGTGGCGAAGGCGGGTCTCTGGGCCACTACTGACGCTGAGGAGCGAAAGCATGGGGAGCGAACAGGATTAGATACCCTGGTAGTCCATGCCGTAAACGTTGGGCGCTAGGTGTGGGGCACATTCCACGTGTTCTGCGCCGCAGCTAACGCATTAAGCGCCCCGCCTGGGGAGTACGGCCGCAAGGCTAAAACTCAAAGGAATTGACGGGGGCCCGCACAAGCGGCGGAGCATGCGGATTAATTCGATGCAACGCGAAGAACCTTACCAAGGCTTGACATGGGGTGAAAACTCGTAGAGATACGGGGTCCGCAAGGGCGCCTCACAGGTGGTGCATGGTTGT
This genomic interval carries:
- a CDS encoding lysophospholipid acyltransferase family protein → MTGQDSSSSAPTGDDARPTIPRASSWVRAVAWDQILRLLCGGVGVGGQVPQGPAVVVANHSSHADTAALLAVLGKRGSVLVVAGGDYWNGWRGRLARDVVGILPIKRDGGFEALLDAAGAHLAQGGMVVIFPEGTRTRDGSLGRFRAGAVRLAAATGAPVVPTGVHGTRELFGKNRLPDLSSTRTAPLGVRFGSPVTVAPEADSARISQELRNDVEHLLATGPAPVSPSPMWEWARLNLRGRGGMAWTFGWAFAEGLFWPIVAETGTIPVALAHGRKAAPAVVAAAAGSVAGVAVNYTLARQGVRVPWPLTTPQMHDTARQQLRADVGHALKEQRGNGIPVKVYARTAGEMRLSPGRLITSAALARSSRIIPVGLAAAAAGELAQRRLKVSYGGVLALCGVGLAVGLELVVRSWKQHR
- a CDS encoding DinB family protein, which translates into the protein MESPRRDLLRWQFDLAWSFFEYHLERLEPEDFLWEPGPLCWTLHAQADGSWLPDWADSEPDPIPTPTIAWTSWHLGWWLGAALDQAAGRTPRDPSEVAFPGMGDDAVTWLRTLGSQWRDVLDQLSDEVLDSPSSFPWPPDAERSVADMAAWVNAELMKNAAEIGTVRLLKASSKPA